In Mauremys reevesii isolate NIE-2019 linkage group 13, ASM1616193v1, whole genome shotgun sequence, the sequence TCACCAGGCCTGCCAACAGCAATTCCGAGCCCCAGGGTAGAACATTCAATGCCCACCCCCTCCAGAAAGGGGTGGCTAAGGTTTATGACGCTACTTCTTATCCTATTTATAACAATTTAGAACCCACTATAGGAAGGTTGTGGCGTTGCTTGATGTAATTAACTTTTTTTCCAGTTACAGCACCAGTATTATACAAATTGTGAGCCTAAATATAAGATGTAGAATTTGTTATTTTGAATTATATATTTacattaatatatatattaatatacgcatagtgatcaatggctccaactggcagccggtatcaagcagagtgccccaagggtcggttctgggtccggttttgttcaatatcttcattaatgatctggagatggcatggactgcaccctcagcaagtttgcagatgacactaaactgggaggagtggttgatacgctggagggtagggataggatacagagggacctagacaaattagaggatttggccaaaagaaatctgatgaagttcaacaaggacaagtgcacagtcctgcacttaggacggaatgaatcccattcactgttacagactaaggaccgaatggctgggcagcagttctgcagaaaaggacctaggggttacagtggacgagaagttggatgtgagtcaacagtgtgcccttcatgaaccccagtttgggaaccactgatctagactgttctcagtggtaccagatggcagaacaaggagcaatggtctcaagttgcagtgggggaggtttaggctggatattaggaaaaactttttcactaggagggtggtgaagcactggaatgggttccctagggaggtggtggaatctccttccttagaggtttttaaggtcaggcttgacaaagccctggctgggatgatttagttgggtttggtcctgctttgagcagggggttggactagatgatctcctgaggtcccttccaaccctgatattctatgattctatgaaatatgtCATGGAAtgaaattggagagagtgcagtggagggcaacgaaaatgattaggggactggagcacatgatttatgaggagaggctgagggaactgggattatttagtctgcagaagagaagaatgagtgggaTTTGATAGAAGCCTTCAACTACTTAGTATGAAATTAATTCTTTATAGGCTATGAAGGATCGCATACAGTACATATGCTATGGAAGAGGAAGTTGAAATAAAACATACAATACAAATTTTCATTGCTCGGAAAAATATTGGAATTTATCTTATATTGAGAGGAAAAATCATTTGTGTGCATGTGCTGAATGTGGGGCTTTGTCTCTTTGGCCAGAGACCAATCCTATTGATAGTGAAATACTGAACTGCCTGAAAACATCGTAGCCAAAGATGCATCATGGCCATAGGCTGCGTGGTTGGATGCCCTCTTCTGGCATGGCCAGGGCATCTACATGCCCGCCTGGCTGCCTTCATTGGTGCTGGTACCACTCCACGTGTGCCTAGGAGCTCTGCTGCCTGCCCGGGCAACTGCCCCCTTTGTGCCCCTTTGGCTGGCCTGCTggtcaccgcccccccccccccggacgcACAGCACTGGCATGGGCTACACTGAAATCCAGGGGAAGTTTATTTATCAGCGCTTGGTGGAGTCACAAGGAAAAGTACTGGAAGCAAATGGCTACATGGGAACTAAGCCCAGAGCCCGCCTGGGAGAGCCCAGAGCGAGCTAAGAGGACACGTTCCTGGCTGATGAAGTTTGCTCACCCACAGCCTTTGCAGCGCTGTCCAGCCAGGCTTTCAGAGACAGGCCAAGCACACCAATTCGTTTTGCATCGGCAGGAAAGTGTTTTATTGCAAGAAGCAGCAAGGAAACAAAACTCAGTGACAGCTTCCAGGGCCCCGCCTGGGACAATCTTCTGCCCACAACCTGTCCCCCAATACCCAATTTATgccaggtgggagggggcagccatACTATATAATGGACACCCAGCGAGGCAGGTGCTGGGCTTAGGCTGGTGGTCTCAGTGCCTGCTGCGGGAGCTGGGCACCTAGATTTTCACTCGTGCAGATGGGAACTGGGCACCCAGCATGGGAAACCCCCCCGCAGGCCTGAAGCTGCCGGCCTGTGGGAAAAGGGGAGACACTCAATGTATTTGTGGAAAACATTgtcccaggaggggcagggagagggatggggcAGGAAAGCCCCCAGCAGCGAAAGCGGGGGAACAGgggcccccctgctcccagcccatgGCCAGAGCCCGGGGTCTACAGGATTCTGTCGAAGTGTACGGGCAGCCTCTGCCTACAGGCCACGCGGATCCTGCGGTTCCGGACTGTGGCCCTGTAAACACAGCGCCCCGGGCGGGAGCCGGGCCTCACCCGGCAGACGGTGAGGCTGAAGGCTGCGTTACTGTCGCAGTTGCGTCCGCGGCATCTCCCTGCATAAGTGCAGATGGCCTGGACCTGGTTGGCGGGGGCGTGGACGAAGGTGTTGGTGGGTTTGCAGACAGGGCGGGTCAGCCCTCGGCGCTGCATTATGCGGTTGCAGTAGAGCCGATCGTTGCCACTCTTGGGGAAGTCAACATGTCGGTTCAGGAACTGCCGGTAGTTGGCGCCTTCGCTGAGCTGGGCCAGGCAGGCGGCCAGCAGGACCAGGGTCAGGAAGAGCAAGGGGTGGGGTCCCTTTGGGGCCATCGCTGTGTCTATCACTGGATCAatctgcagtggggagaggggggagatggATGAAGACAGCGTGGGGTGGGAATCTGCCTTCTCCATGGAACCTCCTGGGCCtgaacccctccccctgccaggccATTCCACCCCTTAAGCTTCatgaccccaactgagatcagggtcctTGTTGTGTCAGATGGAAGCAGATttctggcacttaacattaaaaaggtcgtagagcagtttttaaactaagggttgggggaaaagCTGACAGGTGTGGAAGAGCACATGattcggacagagacatcccttaggggaggatctacttgtgacagtgtaccccataaggctttatggggggtGCTTACAAAGGTATAtctgatgtaactggaatagagtgttacatggcatatgtagcaaaactctattccagttacatcatatatACCTTTGTAAGCACCCCcaataaagccttatggggtacactgtcacacTACTAATGGAGATTCACtgtgtcctagtaaggaggagaggacggaagatgataaaatacaggtaggatctgatgagaaacaatcaaatgaaaaaaagtctcattcagttacatcatgtaatggcagacagctaactggtgacaagtttttaaagtgctatatacaaatgctagaagtctaaataataagatgggtgaactagagtgccttgtattaaatgaggagattgacataataggcatcacagaaacttggtggaattgggataatcaatgggacacagtaataccagggtacaaaatatatcggaaggacagaacaggtggtgctggtgggggaatggcactatatgtgaaagaaaatgtagaatcgaagtaaaaatcttaaatgaaccaaacagtACCGtcgaatctctatggatagtaattccattcTTGAACAATTAGAATacagcagtagggatatattgctgaccacctgatcaggatggtgatagtcactgtgaaatgctcagggagattagagaggctactaaaataaaaaaactcaataatagaggaggatttcaactatccctgtATTGActgggtagaatcatagaatatgaggattggaagggacctcaggaggtcatctagtccaaccccctgctcaaagcaggaccaatccccagacagatttttgccccaaatccctgaaTGCCCCTCCAAaattgaactcaccaccctgggtttaacaggccaatgctcaaacaactgagctatccctcccctgtgcGTGCTACTACAGGATGGAatatagagataaagtttcttgacaccttaattgactgcttcttggagcagctagtcctggaacccaccagaggagaggcaattcctgattcagtcctaagtggagcacagcatcaggtccaagaggtgaatatagctggaccccttggtaatagtgaccataatataattaaaattaacatttatgtggcagggaaaacaccacagtggctGAACACTGTAGcgtttaatttcagaaagaggaactatacaaaaaggaggatgttagttaaacagaaattaaaaggtaaagggccaaaagtgaaatccttgcAAGCTGCACGGAAACTTTTTATAGACACCATAATAGATGCTCCACTTAAATGTAACCCCCAAATTAAACaccatagtaagagaaccaaaaatgaGCCACactggctaaacaacaaagtaaaagaagcagtgagaggcaaaaagacttcctttaaaaagtggaagttaaatcctagtgaggaaaatagaaaggagcataaactctggcaaatgaagtgcaaaactgtaattaggaaggccaaaaaagaatttgaagaacagttagccaaagactccaaaagtaatagcaacatttttttaagtacctcagaagcaggaagcctgctaaacaactagaggggccactggatgatcaagatgctaaaggagcactcaagggggataaggccattgcggagaaactaaatgaattctttgcatcggtcttcatggatgaggatgtgagggaggttcccaaacctgagccattctctttagggaacaaattgataaattaaacagtaataagtcaccaggaccagataggattcacccaggagttctgaagaaactcaaatgtaaaactgcagaactactaactgtagtctgtaacctataatttaaattagcatctgtaccaaatgactggaggatagctaatgtgatgccaattttttaaaagggcttcaGAGGTGAGCCCcacaattacaggccggtaagcctgacttccaTACTGGGCAAActgtttgaaactatagtaaagaacagaagtgtcagacacctagatgaacataattttgggggaatagtcaacatggtttttgtaaaggcaaatcatgcctcaccaatctactagaaatCTTTGGGGGCGGGGATCAAAAAGCATGTGGACAATGGGGATCCAGTGGTTATAGTGTATTTAGACTTTCAGAAAATCTTTGACAAGGTGCCttgccaaaggctcttaagcaaagtaagcagtcatgggataagagggcaggtcctctcatggattagtaattggttaaaagataggaaacaaagggtaggaataaatggttagttctcagaacggagagaggtaaatagtggtgtccaccAGGGGTCTGTACCtgaaccagtcctattcaacatattcatacatgatctgggaaagggggtaaacagtgaggtggcaaagtgttaagatgatacaaaattacaagggtagttaagtccaaagcagactgtgaagaattgcaaagagatctcacaaaactgggtgactgggcatgaaaatggtagatgaaattcaatgttgataaatgcaaagtaatgcacattggaaaacataatcctaactatacatatacaatgatggggtctaaattagctgttaccactcaagaaagaaccttggagtcattgtggatagttccctacaaacatccactcaatgtgcagcagcagtcaaaaaagctaagagaatgttgggaatcattaagaaagggatagataataagacatgttgcctctatataatatcacgttgcctctatataaatccaaggtacgcccacatcttgaatactgcgtgcagatgtggccACCCTATCTCACAAAAGATATATTgtacttggaaaaggttcagaaaaaggcaacaaaaatgattaggggtatgaaatggctgctgtatgaggattgattaataagactgagactttttagcatggaaaagagatgactaaggggggatatgacagaggtctgtaaaatcatgactggtgtggagaaagtaaataatgaagtgttatttactccttctcataacacagaaactgggggccaccaaatgaaattaataggcagcaggtttaaaacaaacaaaaggaaggattttttcacacaacgtacagtcaacctgtggcactccttgacagaggatgttatgaagcccaagactataacagggttcagaaaaaaactaaaattcatggaggatacgtccatcaatggctattagctaggatgggcagggtggtgtccctagcctctgtttgccagaagctgggaatgggccacattctggcaggtgctgcacagaccccgactgagatgAAGGCCCCTTTTTGCTCGGAGTGTCCCAGACACAGAGTGAAATGCAGGCAGAGCTCACGCTGcacagggagcagggaagggaagggttCTTCTCCCCCTGTTACAGGTGAGGAAGCTGAGCAGTGAAAAGTTAACGTTGGGGGTTTTCAGCTCCCTCTGGGTTCCCAAGTCCCATGGACACACCTCAGGGTTTGGCCTGCATCTGGGGGGGCTTGGAAATCCACATCCTAAGAAACAGGGAATGAACCCCAGGCTCCTAGACCCAGTGGGGGCACACAACgagcagagcagctggccaggaactgaactcagcGTTACTGCTTTGTCTGCAGTGTATCCattgtcctgactcccagtcccagccGCCCTTCCTCTGACCACTAGATGCCACTCGCCACCCAGAGCTAgggcgagaacccaggaatcctgacatACCCTCTCCCCAGCATGTTCCTCTCACTCTCTTGCCAAGTTTCTGATCTCAGTCCCCAGGGTCAATGCAGAGTCACTCCCTGAGTGCAATTGggtcagggctggattctgctcccagccccactgggtCAATCCACAGTGGCCCTCCCTCTGCTTttcccccctggctgtgtctgttctCAGCTCACCTGAGTCCTGGGGCTCCCGTCAGAGATGGATCCAGTTGCCAGCAGAGCTGAAAGTTTCTAATtctccttccctccaccaagCCCCTTATATAAAGCCCGACCAGTGGGAAGGAGTGGGGCAGCTCCTCCCACTGAGGGGCCCAGAAGGGCTGGGTGTGGCAGGGAGTTAGGGGGGAAGCAGGCACAGGGCAGGGTCCTGAGACACTGAGAACCCCACATCCCCTGTATCTGGTGCACCTGAACCCCGGGGTTCTGGCTTCCAGCCTGCCCGAGCTCTAATCCacaagaccccactcccctcccagagcctggttCGAACCCAGGTGTCCTTACCCAGCTGCCCAGTGAACCTACCCTGTAACAGGTATAACCTGGGTGCCCTGGGTACCCCATAACCACAATCCCCCCCAGACTCTCCCCAGGTTTCCTGAGCAGGTCATCAAAAGAGGGGCAGCGACCcatgcaggggaggggcaggcctGGCCTGTGCCCAGCAGATTCTTGGATCAcagtcctccccccaccccctagcTGCACCTGAACCCCAGGGCCAGGGGGAAGGGTGAGGGCTGGAGGGGACATGGGCGGGATGGGAACTGGCTGGGGCTTGGTGTCCTGTCTCCTGGGTCTGTGTCCTGCCCTCTGCAgagtgtatgtgtttgtgtgtgagtgagtgaacagtgtgcaggtgtgtgtgtgtgagcagtgTGTATGTGGGCAGTGTGTATGGGtgtgcatgagtgtgtgtgtctgtgctgaGAGTGTCTCTGGGTGTGTAACACAACGGCTGGAGAGTTTGTGGTGCCAGGGGAGTGTTACAGAGCTGACTGGACACAGCACAGTGAGTAGCCGCATACTGGATGGCCCCTGGCTGCCTGCGACgccccacccagggctggctctccTCCGGGCCAGGGTATTCTCTGCCCGACTGCCAGGCCTGTGCagtgtcactgaactgaaataAATACCATGTCTGTGTTCGTGTCCGTGTccgtgtccgtgtgtgtgtgtgtgtgtgtgttctctctcagTGTGTTTGTGTCATGCTGGGCCTGAAGGTGCATTTGTCCCTGTGTCTGATTGATCTGGGGCTTCTCACCACTGGATCTTGTCACCATCTAATCCCCTGATATGTCCTGttggaacaggggggctgggatGGATGGgcccagtggggtgctgagaaccattgaccCAAACTGTAAGCCTtgtgtataatggaaaccacttcatgcAAGGGGGTGCGGCAGCCAGGCCCCTCTGCGCCGGTGCCTGTCCCATTCACCCTGCAGTGTCCCCCTGGTGCTCACTGGCTCGGGGCTTTGACACCCCTCCATCTGGCCCTGACGGGGGCTGCCCATGACCCCGGCAGCCTGGACTGGCCCTAGCCCCATCCCAGGCAGCCAGATGCAAGGTGAGACCTCTGTGTCCATGGATTGCTGCAGCTAGAAGGGCGAATGCAATCCTTCGGGTGAGAAACAGGGGCGCAGCGCTGCAATGCATGGACCCAAGgagccaaaggtgttaacatgaccctgaaaGAGTCCAACAGTCAATAGTATTAATGAAGGTTCGGGGTTTGGTATCCAGAGATCTCAGCCTGCTCCATCCCATGGCAAACCCACCGCTCTGGATATTGTTTAACATGCTGTTAAGGCTCAGGAAAAGAAGGACAAACAATTAAAGCATGTAACATGGCTTTCATTTCAATGGCATCCTTTATTCCCCGTCACAGGCAGGCTTTGCGATGGTATAAAATATGGCCGTGGCTGTCTCCATTGGAGAGAAGAGCTGctagtagtgtgtgtgtgtttgtgtgtgtgacagatGTGCAGGAGAGTGTCTCTGGGTGTGTAACACAACCCCGGTAGAGTTTGTGGTGCCAGGGGAATGTTACGGAGCTGACCGGACACAACACCCCGGAACAGATTGTAATTTCATCCTGGATGGCCTCTGGTTGCCCGGGGTATCCTCTGCCCAACCTGCCAACCCTGTGCAGTGTCACTGAACTAAAATAAATTGTGTTCGTGTGTGTGcaaagtgcatgtgtgtgtatgggtGTTTTGTCAGTGTGTTTATGTCACTCTGTACCTGGGGTGCATTTGTGCCTGTGTCTGGCTGATCTCGGGCTTTCTCACCAGTGATCTTGTCGCCATCTG encodes:
- the LOC120381000 gene encoding ribonuclease-like, with protein sequence MAPKGPHPLLFLTLVLLAACLAQLSEGANYRQFLNRHVDFPKSGNDRLYCNRIMQRRGLTRPVCKPTNTFVHAPANQVQAICTYAGRCRGRNCDSNAAFSLTVCRVRPGSRPGRCVYRATVRNRRIRVACRQRLPVHFDRIL